In Arthrobacter sp. SLBN-83, one DNA window encodes the following:
- a CDS encoding LacI family DNA-binding transcriptional regulator, with product MAKISKGRMPRLEDVAKIAGVSHQTVSRVVNNHPNVSKATREKVEAAIAELGYRRNTAARSLVTRRSQTIGVLASELSQYGPANTLVGVENAARNAGYFVSIAALREVSKDAISDAVGHFMDQAVDGIAVLVPHSQTLAVLEQMNLPVPVVAVGSAGSASVSGAMVDQRAGARLAVEHLIKEGHRQIGHIAGPPDWTDGAERAEGWRAALRDAGLDESLLVEGDWSAGSGYSIGRELASGRAATAIFVGNDQMALGLLRAFTEAGVKVPDDVSVVGFDDQPEAGYFTPPLTTVRQDFEELGRRCMDIMLEEIESGAPVSSTVVPPELVLRASTAPPESA from the coding sequence ATGGCAAAAATCAGCAAGGGCCGGATGCCGCGCCTGGAAGACGTGGCCAAAATCGCCGGGGTCTCCCACCAGACCGTGTCCCGCGTGGTGAACAACCACCCCAACGTCAGCAAGGCGACCCGGGAAAAAGTGGAAGCGGCCATCGCGGAACTGGGGTACCGGCGCAATACCGCTGCCCGGAGCCTTGTCACGCGGCGCTCGCAGACCATCGGCGTACTGGCCAGCGAGCTCTCGCAGTACGGCCCGGCCAACACCCTGGTGGGCGTTGAAAATGCCGCCCGGAACGCTGGCTACTTTGTCAGCATCGCCGCCCTTCGGGAAGTCAGCAAGGACGCCATCTCCGATGCTGTCGGCCACTTCATGGACCAGGCCGTGGACGGCATCGCCGTGTTGGTGCCGCACTCGCAAACCCTGGCCGTGCTGGAACAGATGAACCTCCCGGTGCCCGTGGTGGCTGTGGGCTCGGCCGGCAGTGCTTCGGTGAGCGGCGCGATGGTGGACCAGCGCGCGGGCGCCAGGCTCGCCGTCGAACATCTCATCAAGGAAGGCCACCGGCAGATCGGGCACATCGCGGGCCCGCCGGACTGGACCGACGGCGCCGAGCGCGCGGAGGGCTGGCGCGCCGCGCTCCGGGACGCGGGGCTGGATGAGTCCCTGCTGGTGGAAGGCGACTGGAGTGCCGGCAGCGGCTACTCGATTGGCCGCGAGCTGGCGTCCGGACGCGCAGCGACGGCCATTTTTGTGGGCAACGACCAGATGGCACTGGGCCTGCTGCGCGCCTTCACCGAGGCTGGGGTCAAAGTGCCCGACGACGTCTCCGTGGTGGGCTTCGACGACCAGCCGGAGGCAGGGTACTTCACGCCCCCGCTGACCACCGTCCGCCAAGACTTCGAGGAGCTGGGCCGCCGCTGCATGGACATCATGCTCGAGGAAATCGAGTCCGGCGCCCCGGTCAGCTCCACCGTGGTCCCGCCGGAACTGGTCCTCCGCGCCAGCACCGCTCCGCCGGAATCCGCCTAG
- a CDS encoding M23 family metallopeptidase: protein MELQYPFTGAWLVQNSPADRVPSHGTRLLGTSYAIDFTPVDRNGRSARFTLASLVRPEPPEHFAGFGRAVQAPVSGLVCAAHDGETDHAAFRGLPSIGYAATQARRVREGWLGLAGNHVMIESAGLFVSLCHLKRGSVRVRPGQWVECGEVLGACGNSGNSTEPHLHVQAMDGPDPEQASAVPITFPGGLPRNGTVLAL from the coding sequence GTGGAACTGCAGTATCCGTTCACGGGTGCCTGGCTGGTGCAGAACTCCCCCGCGGACCGGGTCCCCAGCCATGGGACGCGGCTTTTGGGCACGAGCTACGCCATCGACTTCACGCCGGTGGACCGGAACGGGCGTTCTGCGCGGTTCACCCTGGCGTCGCTGGTCCGGCCGGAGCCGCCGGAGCACTTCGCCGGTTTCGGCAGGGCAGTCCAGGCGCCGGTGTCCGGTCTGGTGTGCGCCGCCCACGATGGCGAGACTGACCATGCCGCCTTCCGCGGCCTCCCTTCAATCGGCTATGCCGCCACCCAGGCCAGGCGTGTCCGGGAAGGGTGGCTGGGCCTGGCCGGCAACCACGTGATGATCGAGAGCGCGGGCTTGTTCGTCTCGCTGTGCCATCTCAAGCGGGGAAGCGTCCGGGTCCGGCCGGGGCAATGGGTTGAGTGCGGCGAAGTGCTGGGAGCGTGCGGCAACTCCGGCAACAGCACCGAACCGCACCTGCACGTGCAGGCCATGGACGGCCCCGATCCGGAACAGGCTTCCGCGGTTCCCATCACGTTTCCCGGCGGGCTGCCCAGGAACGGGACCGTACTGGCACTTTAA
- the pstC gene encoding phosphate ABC transporter permease subunit PstC, whose translation MTATSLTSTQGAGRAGDKVFSGAALAAGCLILAVLFGVALFLVVQAIPALTAPADKIQGGQGFFAYIWPIVIGTLIAAVIALVIATPIAIGVALFISHFAPRGLASGLGYVVDLLAAIPSVVYGAWGAAFLAKEISPAYGWLAANMGWLPIFEGPASTTGKTILTAGIVLAVMVLPIITSLSREIFLQTPKLHEEAALALGATRWEMIKMAVLPFARPGIISAVMLGLGRALGETMAVALVLSSGALTASLIQSGNQTIAAEIALNFPEASGIKVSTLIAAGLVLFIITLAVNMIARWVITRHKEFSGAN comes from the coding sequence ATGACCGCCACCTCCTTGACCAGTACCCAGGGCGCCGGACGCGCCGGGGACAAAGTCTTTTCCGGCGCCGCGCTGGCAGCCGGGTGCCTGATCCTCGCCGTCCTCTTCGGCGTCGCTCTCTTCCTGGTAGTCCAGGCAATTCCCGCGCTGACCGCGCCCGCGGACAAGATCCAGGGCGGCCAGGGCTTTTTCGCCTACATCTGGCCCATCGTGATCGGCACCCTGATCGCCGCCGTCATCGCGCTGGTGATAGCCACCCCCATCGCCATCGGCGTGGCGCTGTTCATCTCCCACTTCGCACCCCGTGGCCTGGCCTCCGGACTCGGCTACGTGGTGGACCTGCTGGCCGCCATTCCCTCCGTGGTCTACGGCGCTTGGGGTGCGGCCTTCCTGGCCAAGGAAATCTCGCCCGCCTACGGCTGGCTCGCGGCGAACATGGGCTGGCTGCCCATCTTCGAGGGTCCGGCGTCCACCACCGGCAAGACCATCCTCACCGCCGGCATTGTCCTGGCCGTCATGGTCCTGCCGATCATCACCTCGCTGTCGCGCGAGATCTTCCTGCAGACCCCCAAGCTGCATGAGGAAGCGGCGCTGGCGCTCGGCGCCACCCGCTGGGAAATGATCAAGATGGCCGTGCTGCCCTTCGCCCGCCCGGGCATCATCAGTGCCGTCATGCTGGGCCTGGGCCGTGCGCTGGGCGAGACCATGGCGGTGGCCCTGGTGCTCTCCTCGGGTGCACTGACTGCCAGCCTGATCCAGTCCGGAAACCAGACCATCGCTGCCGAGATCGCCCTGAACTTCCCGGAAGCCAGCGGCATCAAGGTCAGCACCCTGATCGCCGCCGGCCTGGTGCTGTTCATCATCACCCTGGCCGTGAACATGATCGCGCGCTGGGTCATCACCCGGCACAAAGAATTTTCGGGAGCCAACTAA
- a CDS encoding inorganic phosphate transporter, whose translation MAAVIFGAVVLLAAAFAFLNGFRDASTSVALAVRNRALTPSVGVLLAAFFNFVGALLSALLAVAASQTWINLPSGADGLTILVAGLASACAWGLLMWWRGIPASSTHALVGGLAGAGLASLAIGGPGVAGVDQSLLFQVVLPLVLSPLVAYSGSFLLVYPATWVARYTQPNVVNQRFRRGQAVAAGAVAFGHGLQDGQRVSAVLLLALLAAGYSDGGIPTWVAALSAVMMTAGTLFGGWRISQTIGYKITRIDPLRGSVAQTFSALMLFVGAIGLHWPLSTTHTVTAGALGAGENQHFSVTNRKLVIRILWLWALTPLVTCALAFVLALALSPISV comes from the coding sequence GTGGCAGCGGTCATCTTCGGCGCGGTGGTCCTGCTGGCCGCGGCGTTTGCCTTCCTGAACGGCTTCCGCGATGCATCCACCTCCGTTGCCTTGGCCGTGCGGAACCGTGCCCTCACCCCCAGCGTCGGCGTGCTCCTTGCCGCGTTCTTCAACTTTGTCGGGGCCCTCCTGAGCGCCCTGCTGGCCGTCGCCGCAAGCCAGACCTGGATCAACCTTCCCAGCGGCGCCGACGGCCTCACCATCCTGGTGGCCGGGCTGGCCAGCGCCTGCGCCTGGGGGCTGCTGATGTGGTGGCGCGGCATTCCGGCCTCATCCACCCATGCCCTGGTGGGCGGCCTTGCCGGCGCGGGCCTTGCCAGCTTGGCGATCGGCGGACCGGGAGTGGCCGGCGTGGACCAGTCCCTGCTGTTCCAGGTGGTCCTGCCGCTGGTGCTGTCTCCCCTGGTGGCCTACAGCGGCTCCTTCCTCCTGGTGTATCCGGCCACGTGGGTGGCCCGCTACACCCAGCCCAACGTGGTGAACCAGCGCTTCCGCCGGGGCCAGGCTGTTGCCGCCGGTGCAGTGGCCTTCGGCCACGGCCTGCAGGACGGGCAACGCGTCAGCGCCGTGCTGCTGCTGGCCCTCCTGGCGGCAGGCTATTCCGACGGCGGGATCCCCACCTGGGTGGCAGCACTCTCCGCCGTCATGATGACGGCCGGAACACTTTTTGGCGGCTGGCGGATCTCGCAAACCATCGGCTACAAGATCACCAGGATCGATCCCCTCCGCGGCTCCGTGGCCCAGACCTTCAGCGCGCTGATGCTCTTTGTGGGCGCCATCGGGCTGCACTGGCCGCTGTCCACCACCCACACCGTCACCGCTGGAGCCCTGGGAGCCGGCGAAAACCAGCACTTCTCCGTGACCAACCGGAAGCTGGTCATCCGGATCCTGTGGCTCTGGGCCCTGACTCCCCTGGTTACCTGCGCCCTGGCCTTCGTGCTGGCCCTGGCGCTCTCCCCCATCTCCGTCTAG
- a CDS encoding YciI family protein, translating to MTKYLISFPSGVMDIPDGGLQEVADAAHAVVQEAKDTGVWVFGGGIDESVRPVMVDGGGTVTEGTYPQTAQLEGGYTVLELPSYDAALHWAAKIAAACRCAQEVRAFQYDPAS from the coding sequence ATGACCAAGTACCTGATCTCGTTTCCCAGCGGCGTGATGGACATCCCCGACGGCGGCCTGCAGGAGGTTGCCGACGCCGCCCATGCGGTGGTGCAGGAGGCAAAGGACACCGGCGTCTGGGTGTTCGGCGGCGGCATCGACGAGAGCGTCCGGCCGGTTATGGTCGACGGCGGCGGAACCGTCACGGAAGGCACCTACCCGCAGACGGCGCAGCTGGAAGGGGGCTACACAGTGCTGGAGCTGCCCAGCTATGACGCTGCGCTGCACTGGGCCGCGAAGATCGCCGCCGCCTGCCGCTGCGCCCAGGAAGTGCGGGCGTTCCAGTACGACCCCGCCAGCTGA
- the pstB gene encoding phosphate ABC transporter ATP-binding protein PstB has translation MSKRIDVKDLNVYYGDFLAVEDVSINIEAKSVTAFIGPSGCGKSTFLRTLNRMHEVIPGARVEGEVLLDGDNLYGPGVDPVTVRSQIGMVFQRPNPFPTMSIRDNVLAGVKLNNKKISKGEADVLVERSLKGANLWNEVKDRLEKPGSGLSGGQQQRLCIARAIAVEPQVILMDEPCSALDPISTLAIEDLINELKDQYTVVIVTHNMQQAARVSDKTAFFNIAGTGKPGKLIEYGDTHTIFSNPVQKATEDYVSGRFG, from the coding sequence ATGTCTAAGCGCATCGACGTCAAGGACCTGAACGTGTACTACGGCGATTTCCTCGCCGTGGAGGACGTCAGCATCAACATCGAGGCCAAGTCCGTCACCGCGTTCATCGGTCCGTCCGGCTGCGGAAAGTCCACCTTCCTGCGCACCCTGAACCGCATGCACGAGGTAATCCCCGGCGCACGCGTCGAGGGCGAGGTCCTGCTCGACGGCGACAACCTGTACGGCCCCGGCGTGGACCCCGTGACCGTGCGCTCGCAGATCGGCATGGTCTTCCAGCGGCCCAACCCGTTCCCCACCATGTCCATCCGGGACAACGTGCTGGCGGGCGTGAAGCTGAACAACAAGAAGATTTCCAAGGGCGAGGCCGACGTCCTGGTGGAGCGCTCGCTCAAGGGCGCCAACCTGTGGAACGAGGTCAAGGACCGGCTGGAGAAGCCCGGCTCCGGCCTCTCCGGCGGCCAGCAGCAGCGCCTCTGCATTGCCCGCGCCATCGCAGTGGAGCCGCAGGTGATCCTAATGGACGAGCCGTGCTCCGCCCTGGACCCCATCTCCACCCTGGCCATCGAGGACCTCATCAATGAGCTCAAGGACCAGTACACGGTGGTGATCGTTACCCACAACATGCAGCAGGCCGCGCGTGTGTCGGACAAGACGGCATTCTTCAACATCGCGGGCACCGGCAAGCCGGGCAAGCTGATCGAATACGGCGACACCCACACCATTTTCAGCAACCCGGTCCAGAAGGCCACCGAGGACTACGTTTCCGGTCGCTTCGGGTAA
- a CDS encoding DUF4397 domain-containing protein, giving the protein MRNTIFTAGAGAAAIAAAIALAGPASAADGDAQLSVLHGVPGLTVDVWVNGERTLDDFAPGALAGPLALPAGTYDIAITAADAADASAPAIGPVSVNLAANGNYTAAAHLGADGKPTASLFTNDVSQIPAGKGKLTVRHAAAAPAVDVLAGGTAVVTNLANPNEQTLTLDPGTVPAAVAAAGTTTPVIGPADVAVAEGTHTIVYAWGSLADQNLKLAVQTIDGLHSAPASVPGALNGSADSAGVGSAATTAGFGLAAVALLAGAVGVSRVVRARRAQL; this is encoded by the coding sequence ATGCGCAACACAATCTTCACCGCAGGTGCCGGTGCAGCAGCCATTGCAGCGGCAATCGCTCTGGCGGGTCCCGCCAGCGCAGCCGACGGGGATGCCCAGCTTTCCGTCCTGCACGGGGTCCCCGGACTGACCGTGGACGTCTGGGTCAACGGCGAACGCACGCTCGATGATTTCGCCCCGGGAGCCCTTGCCGGGCCACTGGCGCTTCCGGCCGGCACCTACGACATCGCCATCACGGCAGCCGACGCCGCCGACGCGTCCGCACCGGCCATTGGCCCGGTCAGCGTCAACCTGGCCGCCAACGGAAACTACACCGCTGCTGCCCACCTGGGCGCGGACGGCAAGCCCACCGCCAGCCTCTTCACCAATGACGTGTCCCAGATCCCGGCCGGCAAGGGCAAACTGACCGTCCGGCACGCCGCCGCTGCACCCGCCGTCGATGTCCTGGCGGGCGGCACCGCCGTCGTCACCAACCTGGCCAACCCGAACGAGCAAACCCTGACCCTCGATCCCGGCACAGTCCCGGCTGCAGTTGCCGCCGCCGGCACCACCACCCCGGTGATCGGCCCGGCGGACGTAGCTGTGGCGGAAGGGACGCACACCATCGTCTACGCCTGGGGCAGCCTGGCGGACCAGAACCTGAAGCTCGCTGTGCAGACCATCGACGGCCTGCACTCGGCCCCGGCCTCCGTGCCAGGTGCCCTTAATGGTTCCGCTGATTCCGCCGGGGTGGGCTCCGCTGCCACCACCGCCGGATTCGGCCTGGCAGCCGTGGCATTGCTGGCCGGGGCGGTGGGCGTAAGCCGCGTGGTCCGCGCCCGCCGCGCGCAGCTCTAA
- a CDS encoding sigma-70 family RNA polymerase sigma factor: protein MYLVAEAGREAPVTLPGRAAQGWDDGLTASFLSGDEHALAAAYREFAPLVHTLALRSLADRAAADDVTQEVFIRVWRSRSTFNPQVARLPAWIVGITRNAITDAQQSSAREARKAHAAAGAGLAADPGAGTEAAETLADRLLLDGELDRLGEPQGSIMKLAFYEDLTHEQISRKLDLPLGTVKSHIRRSLTHLRSRLEVDHAAS, encoded by the coding sequence ATGTATCTCGTCGCCGAAGCCGGGAGGGAGGCGCCCGTGACGCTCCCCGGCCGCGCCGCCCAAGGATGGGACGACGGGCTGACCGCCTCCTTCCTGTCCGGCGATGAGCATGCGCTGGCAGCGGCCTATCGCGAGTTCGCGCCCCTGGTGCATACCCTGGCCCTCCGGTCGCTGGCCGACCGGGCCGCAGCGGACGATGTGACGCAGGAGGTCTTCATCCGGGTGTGGCGGTCGCGGAGCACCTTCAACCCGCAGGTGGCGAGGCTTCCGGCATGGATCGTGGGGATCACAAGGAACGCAATAACCGATGCGCAGCAGTCATCGGCCCGCGAAGCACGCAAGGCGCATGCTGCTGCCGGGGCCGGCCTCGCTGCGGATCCCGGGGCGGGAACTGAGGCGGCGGAAACCCTTGCGGACCGGCTGCTCCTGGACGGCGAACTGGACAGGCTCGGCGAGCCCCAGGGTTCCATCATGAAGCTTGCCTTCTATGAGGACCTGACGCACGAACAGATCTCGCGGAAACTGGACCTGCCCCTTGGTACCGTCAAGAGCCACATCCGGCGCAGCCTGACGCACCTGAGAAGCAGATTGGAGGTAGACCATGCCGCATCTTGA
- a CDS encoding ANTAR domain-containing response regulator produces MHARHVGPGFPVHRTRVIGGAGDEESFETKDSPPAVAGPLAPSDTRRGRTALLKASHDQGTPTNPGLLLDLVNGAQTLTDSLDLLVAVSAGHVARTANLDVGCGLVLRQPKRSPAITGTSGEVVRLLDWEREMAEGPVTDVLSGGHPVAVLQRNGDFRWRQYSTQLQSAGFGSALAVRLRLDADIPADDGIPGNTELGQSTAALAFFAQDAKAFPLQAIAEARTFAALATRSLQMAINLHTARSLATDLRSALDSRTSINVACGVIMAQNRCSYQEAFSILAKASSHRNIKVRKVAEDILERLPEGTPHSHFGR; encoded by the coding sequence ATGCACGCACGACACGTAGGCCCAGGCTTCCCGGTCCACAGGACGCGGGTAATAGGCGGGGCCGGCGACGAGGAGTCCTTCGAGACCAAGGACTCTCCCCCAGCCGTCGCCGGCCCTCTTGCCCCTTCGGACACGCGAAGGGGCCGCACAGCCCTGTTGAAGGCCAGCCATGACCAGGGCACCCCCACAAACCCAGGCCTCCTGCTGGACCTGGTCAACGGCGCACAGACCCTGACCGATTCCCTGGATCTGCTGGTGGCAGTCTCTGCCGGGCATGTGGCCAGGACGGCCAACCTGGACGTTGGCTGCGGCCTGGTGCTGCGCCAGCCGAAGCGGAGCCCTGCCATCACCGGCACCTCGGGGGAAGTTGTCCGACTGCTGGACTGGGAACGGGAGATGGCCGAGGGGCCGGTGACCGATGTGTTGTCCGGCGGCCACCCCGTAGCGGTCCTCCAGAGGAATGGCGACTTCCGGTGGCGGCAATATTCCACCCAGCTGCAGTCAGCCGGGTTCGGCAGCGCCCTTGCGGTGCGGCTCCGCCTTGATGCGGACATTCCGGCTGACGACGGGATCCCCGGCAACACTGAACTGGGCCAGTCCACTGCCGCGCTCGCCTTCTTTGCGCAGGACGCGAAGGCCTTCCCGCTCCAGGCCATCGCGGAAGCACGCACCTTCGCCGCCCTGGCAACCAGGAGCCTGCAGATGGCCATCAACCTGCATACCGCCCGTTCGCTGGCCACCGACCTCCGGTCGGCCCTGGACAGCCGCACGTCCATCAATGTGGCCTGTGGAGTGATCATGGCCCAGAACAGGTGCTCCTACCAGGAGGCGTTTTCCATCCTGGCCAAGGCATCCAGCCACCGGAACATCAAGGTGCGCAAGGTGGCCGAGGACATCCTTGAGCGCCTGCCCGAAGGCACACCGCACTCACACTTCGGCCGCTAG
- a CDS encoding class F sortase — protein MKTGTTRAGAQRRRHSFSAGAAVLAAAALVLSGCGAGDPTTSGQSPAPVVASAVPAPPSTPEPPAAAVDAASSTPAAAPPAAIPVRPATLPAAAAAPPPTSITVAGTAIDMPVVPGGVSAGGAMEIPDVFDRAAWYKYGAAAGAAEGTAVIAGHIDTTSDRAPFSALKSLAAGTVIRVGREGAPAVTYRVVGVELMAKDRFDGASVFRRSGPHELKLVTCGGRWLDARMDYSDNVIVTAVPE, from the coding sequence GTGAAGACAGGTACGACGAGGGCAGGCGCCCAGCGCCGCCGGCATTCCTTTAGTGCCGGGGCAGCAGTGCTGGCCGCCGCTGCGCTGGTTCTTTCCGGCTGCGGCGCCGGGGACCCCACCACTTCCGGGCAGTCGCCGGCTCCTGTGGTGGCTTCGGCTGTGCCCGCTCCGCCCAGCACCCCGGAGCCCCCCGCAGCTGCCGTTGACGCTGCCTCTTCCACCCCTGCTGCTGCGCCGCCAGCGGCCATCCCGGTCCGGCCGGCAACCCTGCCGGCCGCCGCTGCCGCCCCGCCTCCCACCTCGATTACTGTGGCCGGGACGGCCATCGACATGCCCGTGGTGCCCGGGGGAGTGTCAGCCGGGGGTGCGATGGAAATTCCAGACGTGTTCGACCGTGCCGCCTGGTACAAGTACGGCGCGGCCGCGGGGGCTGCCGAAGGTACGGCCGTCATCGCCGGACACATCGACACCACCTCGGACCGCGCGCCGTTCTCGGCGCTGAAGTCGCTCGCGGCGGGAACCGTTATCAGGGTGGGGCGGGAAGGTGCCCCGGCCGTTACCTACCGGGTTGTGGGCGTGGAGCTGATGGCCAAGGACAGGTTCGACGGCGCCTCCGTGTTCCGCCGCTCAGGACCGCACGAACTCAAGCTGGTAACCTGCGGCGGCAGATGGCTGGACGCGCGGATGGACTACAGCGACAATGTCATTGTCACCGCAGTCCCTGAATGA
- the pstA gene encoding phosphate ABC transporter permease PstA has protein sequence MTSTLTPVRSKRSALTKGQLPKYAPYAVLGAALIAGAAIMALIGFNPFGWGVVSAILFAIGLVSWSAAVEGSRKAKDKLATCLVVGSFLVALLPLVSVIWTVLVNGIPGLLDPGFLTTSMNGVTGAFDNKSVESGAPVVGGIYHAILGTVQITLLATVISVPVGLLTAIYLVEYGQNGRLARAITFFVDVMTGIPSIVAGLFAAAFFFAVVGPGTKTGAVAAVALSVLMIPVVVRSSEEMLKIVPNELREAAYALGVRKWRTILKVVIPTAISGIASGVTLAIARVIGETAPILVTAGFATSINSNVFGGWMASLPTFIYTQILNPTSPSNPDPSSQRAWGAALVLIILVMVLNLVARLIARIFAPKTGR, from the coding sequence ATGACCTCCACGCTTACCCCCGTCCGCAGCAAGCGGTCGGCACTGACCAAGGGCCAGCTGCCCAAGTACGCACCATACGCAGTGCTCGGTGCGGCCCTGATCGCCGGCGCTGCCATCATGGCCCTGATCGGCTTCAACCCGTTTGGCTGGGGCGTGGTTTCCGCGATCCTGTTCGCGATCGGCCTGGTGTCCTGGAGCGCGGCCGTGGAGGGCTCCCGCAAGGCAAAGGACAAGCTGGCCACCTGCCTGGTGGTGGGCTCGTTCCTCGTGGCGCTGCTGCCGCTGGTTTCGGTCATCTGGACCGTGCTGGTCAACGGCATCCCAGGGCTTCTCGATCCCGGATTCCTCACCACCTCGATGAACGGCGTGACCGGTGCCTTCGACAACAAGTCCGTGGAGAGCGGCGCCCCCGTGGTGGGCGGCATTTACCATGCCATCCTAGGTACCGTGCAGATCACGCTGCTGGCCACGGTGATCTCCGTCCCCGTGGGGCTGCTTACCGCCATCTACCTGGTGGAGTACGGCCAGAATGGACGACTGGCCAGGGCCATCACGTTCTTCGTGGATGTCATGACCGGCATCCCCTCCATTGTGGCCGGCCTGTTCGCGGCCGCATTCTTCTTCGCGGTGGTGGGCCCCGGCACCAAGACCGGCGCGGTGGCCGCCGTCGCGCTTTCGGTGCTGATGATCCCCGTGGTGGTCCGCTCCAGCGAGGAAATGCTCAAGATCGTCCCCAACGAACTCCGCGAGGCCGCGTACGCCCTGGGCGTGCGCAAGTGGCGGACCATCCTCAAGGTGGTTATCCCGACGGCGATCTCCGGCATCGCGTCCGGCGTCACCCTGGCAATCGCCCGGGTGATCGGCGAGACGGCGCCCATCCTGGTCACCGCCGGCTTTGCCACCAGCATCAACTCGAACGTGTTCGGCGGCTGGATGGCCTCGCTGCCCACCTTCATCTACACCCAGATCCTCAACCCCACCTCGCCTTCCAACCCGGACCCGTCCTCGCAGCGGGCATGGGGAGCGGCGCTGGTGCTGATCATCCTGGTGATGGTCTTGAACCTGGTGGCACGCCTGATCGCCAGGATCTTCGCTCCCAAAACGGGCCGGTAA
- a CDS encoding DUF47 domain-containing protein, translated as MKLRLFPQEPAGLKLLSQMAQQIVLASATLAEILGVPADEHAKLVEDMHNIEAKSAELHFALLTHMRSSFVNPLPREDMYALSRYLNEAMEKMDAAAELVALYKLDRLPKRAADQLEIISRQAELTVDAMRRLNDLDDLEDYWIEILRLAKRAERTHRVWVADMIADMKWAQYSRNRDIANQLVEVTKDMRRVATQVGSIIVKES; from the coding sequence GTGAAGCTGCGCCTTTTTCCCCAGGAGCCCGCAGGGCTGAAGCTGCTCTCGCAGATGGCACAACAGATCGTGCTGGCCAGTGCCACCCTGGCCGAGATCCTTGGCGTACCCGCGGACGAGCACGCCAAGCTCGTGGAGGACATGCACAACATCGAGGCCAAGTCCGCCGAACTGCATTTCGCCCTGCTGACCCACATGCGCAGCAGCTTTGTGAATCCCCTCCCCCGCGAAGACATGTATGCGCTGTCCCGGTACCTAAACGAGGCCATGGAGAAGATGGATGCCGCCGCGGAGCTGGTGGCCCTGTACAAGCTGGACCGCCTGCCCAAGCGTGCCGCCGACCAGCTCGAGATCATCAGCCGGCAGGCCGAACTGACCGTGGACGCAATGCGCAGGCTCAATGACCTGGATGACCTCGAGGACTATTGGATCGAGATCCTCCGCCTCGCCAAACGGGCCGAGCGGACCCATCGCGTCTGGGTGGCGGACATGATCGCGGACATGAAGTGGGCCCAGTACTCCCGCAACCGGGACATCGCCAACCAGTTGGTGGAGGTCACCAAGGACATGCGGCGGGTGGCCACCCAGGTAGGCAGCATCATCGTCAAGGAATCCTGA
- a CDS encoding anti-sigma factor yields MPHLDPDQLSLLALYDDWEDPAGREHLLACPQCAADYAALRRTVEAVKTTPDTSRLSVPGPQVWAGIHQELGLGESVREDPLAAGPPKEGGATPAATAAPGDAAPSNVVPMPARPEGARPEGARMKGAWWQRPGAWLATAAAAVLVVAGAVWAVNRPPQPRELAEAQLTPLAQHSAAGSAKVVSAADGSRSLEVSLDKDEAKGYQEVWLIAPDLSKLVSLGVMNSTSGTFQVPAGLDLSQYPVVDVSDEPMDGNPAHSTVSIARGTLTS; encoded by the coding sequence ATGCCGCATCTTGATCCGGACCAGTTGAGCCTCCTGGCGCTGTACGACGACTGGGAGGACCCGGCAGGCCGCGAACACCTCCTGGCCTGCCCCCAGTGCGCCGCCGACTACGCCGCCCTGCGCCGCACGGTGGAGGCAGTGAAGACGACGCCGGATACCAGCCGCCTGTCCGTCCCCGGGCCCCAGGTCTGGGCGGGAATCCACCAGGAACTTGGATTGGGGGAGTCTGTCCGGGAGGACCCGCTGGCTGCGGGACCACCCAAGGAAGGCGGGGCAACGCCTGCCGCCACGGCGGCACCCGGGGACGCGGCGCCGTCGAACGTTGTTCCCATGCCTGCCCGGCCAGAAGGTGCCCGGCCAGAAGGTGCCCGAATGAAGGGCGCCTGGTGGCAGCGCCCCGGTGCGTGGCTGGCGACGGCCGCTGCTGCTGTCCTGGTGGTTGCGGGTGCGGTCTGGGCCGTGAACCGCCCGCCCCAGCCCCGGGAACTTGCCGAGGCCCAACTGACCCCGTTGGCCCAGCATTCCGCCGCCGGATCAGCCAAGGTGGTGTCCGCTGCCGACGGTTCACGCAGCCTGGAGGTCAGCCTGGACAAGGATGAAGCCAAGGGCTACCAGGAGGTGTGGCTGATCGCCCCGGACCTCTCCAAGCTGGTCAGCCTTGGCGTCATGAACTCCACGTCGGGAACGTTCCAGGTGCCCGCCGGCCTTGACTTGTCGCAGTACCCGGTGGTGGATGTGTCGGACGAGCCCATGGACGGGAACCCGGCCCACTCCACCGTGAGCATCGCCAGGGGCACCCTTACGTCCTGA